ttggtgctatagtaaatggaatcgattctctaatttccctttctgtattttcattgttagtgtataagaaagccactgatttctgtactttgactttgtatcctgccacgttactgaattgctgtatgagttctagtagtttgggggtggagtctttggggttttccatataaagaatcatgtcatctgcgaagagagagagtttgacttcttccttgccaatttggataccttttatttctctttgttgtctgattgccattgctagaacttctaatactatgttgaacaagagtggtgagagtgggcatccttgtcgtgttcctgatctcaacgggaaggctgcaagctttttcccattgaggatgatatttgctgtgggtctttcatagatagatttgatgaagttcaggaatgttccctctatccctatactttgaagcgttttcatcaggaacggatgctggattttgtcaaatgctttttctgcatcaattgagaggaccatgtggttcttctctcttctcttattgatcaagatcaaaagcttctgcacagcaaaggaaacagtcaacaaaacaaagaggcaacccacggaatgggagaagatatttgtaaatgacagtacagacaaaaggttgatatccaggatctacaaagaacttctcaaactcaacacacacaaaacagataatcatatcaaaaaatgggcagaagatatgaatagacacttctccaacgaagacatacaaatggctatcagacacatgaaaaaatgttcatcatcactagccatcagggagattcaaattaaaacaacattgagataccacctaacaccagttagaatggccaaaattggcaagacaggaaacaacgtgtgctggagaggatgtggagaaaggggaaccctcttacactgttggtgggaatgcaagttagtgcagccactttggagaacagtgtggagattcctgaagaaattaaaaatagagcttccctatgaccctgcaattgcactgctgggtatttaccccaaagatacagatgtagtgaaaagaagggccatttgtaccccaatgtttattgcagcaatggctacggtcgccaaactgtggaaagaaccaagatgcccttcaacggatgaatggataaggaagatgtggtccatatacacaatggagtattatgcctccatcagaaaggacaaatacccaacttttgtagcaacatggatgggactggaagaaattatgctgagcgaaataagtcaagcagagagagtcaagtatcatatggtctcacttacttgcggagcataacaaataacatggaggacatggggagatggagaggagagggagttgagggaaactggaaggggagatgaaccatgagagactatggactctgaaaaacaaccagagggttatgaaggggcggcgggagggggtggggtggggtgggaggttgaggaaccaggtggtgggtaatagggagggcacatactgcatggagcacttggtgtgatgccaaaacaatgaacactgttatgctgtaaataagcaaataaaaataaataaattaattaaaaaaaacaaacaaacacacaagcaAGCAAAAATACTATTTCTGGCATTTCTGGTGACTTAGTGGGTAAGGGTATAGCTTATACTTAATTCTTCAGAtgaataaaattttccaaaagtaaaaaaaaaaaaataataaataaacataccTTATGGTAGAAAAATGATTGTTAAAAGAATCTAGTTTGGTACAGGCACAAAATCCAGTGTTCAAAGTCTGGATTCCAGCCCTAAGCTGATAATGCATTTTGCTCATATTTTCACTGAAAGCAACatgctagatcttttttttttaattgcaaaaaatatattttggaagaacTCACTACATAAGGtgacaggattccaaaatcaaatttcatgaaaatgtacATCACCATTTCTTTGTACAATAAGTGAGAAAAATCTGCAATATAGaagaatagaggaaaagaaatatggagggccatggagaaaggggtggggggccaACCACATCTGTAAGAGCAAACCTGGAAGTCAAGCAGATGCTAGATCTAAAGAGAAATTGTGGAGCTCAACAAAGACACTCCCTTCCATCATAAATCTTATGGTTTAAGGAGTGAGACATATGAAACCATATAGTCACACAAATGATGAAATCTAGGTTTCATTCCAGGCTGTGATGAAtagaatttggaagaaaagtttATAATAGAACCTAGCCAGCCTAGGTATACCCCAAACCCTCAGAAAACTGCACTTGATCTGGAAAACGGACATCATGTAACATAGAACTTAAATAACAGGACCCTGCTTTGCTTTTATGGAAAGTTAGAAAATTTTCAAGGATCTGGGCATTCTGAAATCTGTTTCTCAACTTCTTATGACTCTACTTCAGACATACACAACCCACTGACTACACCAAGACTCACATGACGGCAGGAGAGAGTAAGATGCAATCTGGCTAATTTtgccattattaatattatcattattattaataataataatcttaaactACCTCCACATCTAAAAGAAGCCTAAATCATCAAGTCAATTAAACACGCAATGACAGAAGGCCCTTTACTCAAGCCTTTTGTCTCTGGACATTCTAGTATGTGATCACATTGGTATATGATCTCTTGGTTTGAAGATGATCCACATAAAATGCTCTAATAAAGGATGGATATGTTAAGATAGATGGCTATCTATCTTTCTAagcatttctaagcattttataactATCAGAgtagaagattaaatataaataggatagtctaaaaaggaaaaaaaaatacatagtaaatttGAGGGAAAGGAATCCTAAGGACTTTCCCTGTATCCATCAATGGCATAATAGCTGTAGCTAATAGTTAAGAATAGTAAGAACTCAAACAACAAGAACCCTACAAGATCACATAGAAAGGAAACTCACTCCTTCATTGATAATCTGAATTTACTATAGATCACGTAAATACACTAAGTGTTTTCCCTGGATAGAAAACAAGGTTAATTAGATTAAAAGCTGAAATGATCATAAATGTGTATAACAACAAATTACAGCCATAATAGttaattttccccttaaattataATGTTCAGAGCCAAAAGAATTAAGTAGagtgttttgaaattataaaaataaattttctgtaaattaaattagcattttttcatAGCCAAATAAAGTCTCTAATATCTGACTTGgaaataattgtaatatttatattactaatgaaatcactaaaaggatgagaatggaataacatgatttttcaaaatagtgaaaaaattggataatgtgcagtttgaaattgtgacttatcaactctgtcatattttaaaattgtaaaaaacaacaaaaactacaactgtccagtttattttaacatatgaaaatacctctagtacatgaaattaatgatattcattttaatatgtatactctcggacacctgggtggctcaatgggttaagcttctgcattcggctcaaggtcctgggatcgagccccgcatcaggctctctgctcagcggggagcctgcttccccctctgtctctgcctgtctctctgcctacttgtgatctgtctctctgtcaaataaataaaaaaaatcttaaaatacacacacacacacacacacacacacacacacacaaacacgtttctaaaagtacattaaatcatggataagaaatatagaaaaaaatagtaaaaactgaTTCAAGTGACCATGGaggagtatttttgtatttgccaTTGTTCTTAAACTTTAATAAGAAACTGCTTCATTTCTacgattttttaataaatctcttaTATGTCTGTTATCATTACAGAGAGTCATGAAGAGTGGGaatgagacagaaaccacagatTTCATTCTCCTGGGTTTCTTCCCTGAATTTAAATACATCACAGCTATGGTCTCCATCATTCTCCTGATATACATGGCTGCCTTCACTGGCAACACTCTTCTGATCCTCCTCTTTGGTTTATTTCcatctccacacccccatgtacttccttCTCAGTCAGCTCTCCTTAATGGATTTGACTTTGACCTCTAGCATTGTCCCCAAAATGGCATTCAACTTCTTCTCTGGATGGCGGAGCATATCATTCCTGGCTTGTGGGACTCAAATATTCTTCTCCCTGATGGTGGCCATTGCAGAATGCATCCTTATAACTCTCATGTGCTTTTATCATTATGTGGCTATATGCGATCTTCTTCGATACCCAGTCATCATCAACCCTAAGGTTTGCTTGCAGATGATTGCCATGTCTTGGGCTGGAGGGGCACTTACTTCCCTGGGACACACTGCTTTTACCTTGCATTTTAACATCTGCAGCCCCAGAGAGATTCCCCACTTCTTCTGTGAATTCATGGCGGTGCTTAGGATCGTCCGTGAGGATATCTCAGCCTATGAAAAGGCAGTGGTGATAACAAGCATCCTTGTTCTGCTGCTGCCCTTGTCTCTCATCTTGTCTTCCTATGTTCTCATCTTCCTTGCAGTACTCCGAATGAACTCCCCAGAAGGCAGGAACAAAGCTCTGGCCACCTGCTCCTCTCATCTCTGTGTGGTGGGTCTCTATTTTGGTCCAGGCATGTGCATCTACATGAGACCCGGTTCTGCCAAGACTCCAAGGTTGAGTCAGGGTCTCTTTCTGTTTGGAACTGTCCTCACTCTACTCCTAAACTCACTTGCCTACAGTCTTAGGAACAAGGAAGTTCTAAGTGCTCTGAAAAAGTTACTAGGGAGGTGTCAGTCCTTCAGGTAAATGGCAGAAATCTCACTGTCACCCATAGGCAAAATAGAGATACACCAGCAAAGGGACATTTTGTCAGTtgattcatcatcatcatcatcatcattatccctTCAAGATCCTGAAAAATTCAACTCACTTTACTGAGTTTatctgcaggggaaaaaaatgtttatcctttcctttctccatcttaaaatttctttctgattgtcCTACATTATGTGTTGATGCAGGACAAGGAACTGTGTACATCAATTCTCTTTATGATTCATGCTTGATGGTAATGTACACTTTAGTATTTCCAAGTTTCATGTTGATACcataaaaaaagatcagtgtctGTATCcctaagatgaaaaataaaaaattgacaaGCACATAGATACCTCAGAATAATTCCctgataaaattaattaatgggCATGATGATAAATCATCAGGAATCAGATAAATTTACAGTATTGCTTTGCTCCATATATCTAACAGGACTATTAATTCCTCTTACTCTTGTAAAAATAGTCTTCACTCTATGTCAGTGCTTCCAAAGAGTGGATTTCTGATCACTGGTGTTAAAATAATTTGCTGACTTCACAAAATATAGCACTTTTGTTCTCATCTCAGATTAGCAGAATTAGAATCTGTTAAATTGGGCTCAGGGATCCGACCAGGA
The Meles meles unplaced genomic scaffold, mMelMel3.1 paternal haplotype, whole genome shotgun sequence DNA segment above includes these coding regions:
- the LOC123935986 gene encoding olfactory receptor 2M5-like, yielding LHTPMYFLLSQLSLMDLTLTSSIVPKMAFNFFSGWRSISFLACGTQIFFSLMVAIAECILITLMCFYHYVAICDLLRYPVIINPKVCLQMIAMSWAGGALTSLGHTAFTLHFNICSPREIPHFFCEFMAVLRIVREDISAYEKAVVITSILVLLLPLSLILSSYVLIFLAVLRMNSPEGRNKALATCSSHLCVVGLYFGPGMCIYMRPGSAKTPRLSQGLFLFGTVLTLLLNSLAYSLRNKEVLSALKKLLGRCQSFR